A window of Raineyella sp. W15-4 contains these coding sequences:
- a CDS encoding glycosyltransferase family 4 protein yields the protein MGAALRIQLISSQHAAQTTGSALHATALAEGLAASGHEITYARRLDPRADVVLMLSSSLFGGAIARLRVERMSHRPQTVLWVQDLYRADVRDSRGGAGSILARVMATVEGKILRSFDQVVVTHERCRQYVTDTLGVPSERVTVIRDWTHVAPLGPTDRAAVRRRLGWRPGETVVLHTGTMGAEQGLETVVDAARIAAEWDLPIRFVLLGDGNRRAFLEQCAGGDGRVQFVDPLPEDDVLAALSAADVLLVNERPGLNEAAVRGELTTYFMTGRPVLAATEPTSITAAEICASGAGITVRPGDPAALVEAVLVLRDDPDRVSRTAGPGFVRAHLSQQAALTSFIALLDREQGGSPSHRADVVDTPRSRPDHDIAGRSKVVAGDVTRR from the coding sequence ATGGGGGCGGCGTTGAGGATCCAACTGATCTCCAGCCAGCACGCTGCGCAGACGACAGGCAGCGCCCTGCACGCCACCGCCCTGGCCGAGGGGCTCGCAGCCTCCGGTCATGAGATCACGTACGCACGGCGGCTGGACCCGCGGGCCGATGTGGTGCTGATGCTCAGCTCTTCGCTGTTCGGCGGTGCCATCGCCCGGCTCCGGGTCGAGCGGATGTCGCATCGGCCGCAGACCGTGCTTTGGGTGCAGGACCTCTACCGCGCCGATGTCCGGGACTCCCGAGGCGGCGCCGGCTCGATCCTCGCCCGGGTGATGGCGACCGTCGAGGGCAAGATCCTCCGCTCCTTCGACCAGGTCGTGGTGACCCACGAACGTTGCCGCCAATACGTCACCGACACCTTGGGGGTCCCCTCGGAGCGGGTTACGGTGATCCGTGACTGGACTCACGTGGCCCCCCTCGGGCCGACCGACCGGGCGGCGGTGCGCCGCCGCCTCGGCTGGCGGCCGGGGGAGACCGTGGTGCTGCACACCGGCACCATGGGCGCCGAGCAGGGGCTGGAGACCGTGGTCGACGCCGCGCGGATCGCGGCGGAGTGGGATCTGCCGATCCGGTTCGTGCTGCTGGGTGACGGCAACCGGCGGGCCTTCCTGGAGCAGTGTGCAGGAGGTGACGGTCGGGTCCAGTTCGTGGATCCGCTCCCGGAGGACGACGTCCTCGCGGCACTGTCCGCGGCCGACGTCCTGCTGGTGAACGAGCGGCCGGGCCTGAACGAGGCGGCGGTCCGCGGCGAGCTCACCACCTACTTCATGACCGGACGGCCGGTGCTCGCCGCCACCGAGCCGACCAGTATCACGGCCGCCGAGATCTGCGCGAGTGGCGCGGGGATCACCGTCCGGCCCGGCGATCCGGCTGCGCTGGTCGAGGCGGTCCTCGTTCTGCGAGACGACCCGGACAGGGTCAGCCGTACGGCTGGACCGGGCTTCGTTCGGGCGCACCTGTCACAGCAGGCGGCCCTCACCTCGTTCATCGCCCTGTTGGATCGCGAGCAGGGCGGATCGCCCTCTCACCGGGCAGACGTGGTTGACACGCCAAGGTCTCGCCCGGATCACGATATCGCCGGGCGCTCGAAGGTTGTTGCCGGGGATGTGACTCGGCGATGA
- a CDS encoding nucleoside-diphosphate sugar epimerase/dehydratase, with product MSIFSRRMVLASWDALCWLLAVAVFVTARYDLSLSPELWLGVVQYTVAAILLTAASAFAFHLYMGRSTVGSFAEAGALGILVAAVAVVLGAAFLFVPTFPRGVALVVPPLALTFMGFGRWAFRNLCGRGYRRPATKPADAPALPAALVYGAGDDGHDVARLVDFAVEPPYRIVGFLDDDPAKKYRRLMSYRVLGQGSDLLEVAHDQGAEVVILAISDVSRELMDRVATECRAAGLKFVTVPPVRERIGGRVRLHELREFNVADLLGRRPIHTDLAAIADYVTDKVVLVTGAGGSIGSELARQVHKLSPRKLIVLDRDESALHALQLSLYGVGLLDTDDMVLCDIRDREALQEVFRQHRPEVVFHAAALKHLPMLETYPLEGWKTNVLGSLNVLEAAHGVGVETLVNISTDKAADPSSVLGQSKRIAERLTSWYAGQHGVRYLSVRFGNVLGSRGSVLYTFRAQIERGGPITVTHPDVTRYFMTIPEACELVLQAGAIGAPSDVMVLDMGEPIRIVDVARRLIEESHRDDVRIQYTGLRHGEKLHEVLFSAREQGIPSAHPLINRVSVPALAPGKVRSVDPQDRGDVTRVLSDQMLATAGTPTLYAASDREVLTTHG from the coding sequence TTGTCAATCTTTTCACGCCGGATGGTGCTGGCAAGCTGGGATGCCCTGTGCTGGCTGTTGGCTGTCGCCGTCTTCGTGACCGCCCGGTACGACCTGAGCCTGTCTCCGGAGCTGTGGCTGGGGGTGGTGCAGTACACCGTGGCGGCCATCCTGTTGACGGCTGCCAGCGCGTTCGCCTTCCACCTCTACATGGGCCGGTCGACGGTGGGCAGCTTCGCGGAGGCGGGTGCCCTGGGCATCCTGGTCGCCGCCGTGGCGGTGGTGCTCGGTGCGGCCTTTCTGTTCGTTCCGACGTTCCCACGCGGCGTCGCTCTCGTGGTGCCGCCGCTGGCGTTGACCTTCATGGGTTTCGGCAGATGGGCCTTCCGTAACCTGTGCGGTCGGGGCTACCGTCGGCCTGCCACCAAGCCCGCCGATGCGCCCGCGCTCCCCGCAGCCTTGGTGTACGGGGCGGGTGACGATGGCCATGACGTGGCCCGCTTGGTCGACTTCGCGGTGGAACCGCCGTACCGGATCGTCGGCTTCCTCGACGACGACCCGGCCAAGAAGTATCGCCGGCTGATGTCCTATCGGGTGCTCGGTCAGGGAAGCGACCTGCTCGAGGTCGCCCACGACCAGGGCGCCGAGGTGGTCATCCTGGCGATCAGTGACGTCTCCCGTGAGCTGATGGATCGGGTCGCGACCGAGTGCCGGGCCGCCGGCCTCAAGTTTGTCACCGTCCCGCCGGTGCGGGAGCGGATCGGCGGACGCGTCCGCCTGCACGAGCTGCGTGAGTTCAACGTGGCGGATCTGCTGGGGCGTCGACCGATCCACACTGACCTGGCGGCGATCGCCGACTATGTCACGGACAAAGTCGTTCTCGTCACCGGTGCCGGTGGATCGATCGGCTCGGAACTGGCTCGTCAGGTGCACAAGCTGTCACCGAGGAAGCTCATCGTCCTCGACCGGGACGAGTCCGCGCTGCACGCCCTGCAACTGTCGCTCTATGGTGTCGGGCTGCTTGACACCGACGACATGGTCCTGTGCGACATCCGTGACCGGGAGGCCCTCCAGGAGGTCTTCCGGCAGCACCGTCCCGAGGTCGTCTTCCACGCGGCGGCGCTGAAGCACCTGCCGATGCTGGAGACGTATCCGCTCGAGGGGTGGAAGACCAATGTCCTGGGGTCCCTCAACGTCCTCGAGGCGGCGCACGGTGTCGGCGTGGAGACACTGGTGAACATCTCCACTGACAAGGCGGCGGACCCGTCCAGCGTCCTCGGCCAATCCAAGCGGATCGCGGAGCGGCTGACGTCTTGGTATGCGGGACAGCACGGCGTGCGCTATCTGTCGGTGCGCTTCGGCAACGTTCTGGGCTCCCGCGGATCGGTGCTCTACACCTTCCGGGCCCAGATCGAGCGCGGCGGCCCGATCACCGTGACCCATCCCGACGTCACCCGCTACTTCATGACCATCCCAGAGGCGTGCGAGCTGGTGCTCCAGGCCGGGGCGATCGGGGCGCCGAGCGACGTCATGGTGCTCGACATGGGCGAGCCGATCCGTATCGTCGATGTGGCTCGTCGGCTGATCGAGGAATCCCACCGCGACGACGTCCGGATCCAGTACACCGGGCTGCGGCATGGCGAGAAACTGCATGAGGTCCTTTTTAGCGCCCGCGAACAGGGCATCCCGAGCGCCCACCCCCTGATCAACCGGGTCTCCGTGCCGGCCCTGGCGCCCGGTAAGGTCCGCAGTGTCGACCCGCAGGACCGGGGCGACGTGACTCGGGTGCTGTCCGACCAGATGCTTGCCACCGCGGGGACCCCCACGCTGTACGCCGCTTCCGATCGAGAGGTCTTGACCACCCATGGCTGA